CCTTCTTCCGGGTGACGCTGCCACTGGCCGCCCCGGCGACGGCGGCGGGCGGGGCGTTGGTGTTCCTGGGGATCGTGAACGAACTGACCGCCACCCTCCTGCTGGCCCCGACCGGTACCCGCACCCTGTCCATGCAGTTCTGGTCGTTGAGCAGCGAGATCGACTACGCCGGTGCCGCACCGTACGCGTTCATCATGATCGTGCTGTCGCTGCCGATGACGTACGTGCTCTTCTCCCAGTCGAAAAAGGTAGCGGGACTATGACATACGCACTCGAAGTGGACGGCGTCGACAAGTCGTTCGGCGGGGCGACGATCCTCCGCGGGGTCGCGTTCGCGGTCGAGCCGGGATCGACCACGGCAATCGTCGGCCCGTCCGGCTGCGGCAAGACCACCCTGCTCCGCCTGATCGCGGGTTTCGAGAAGCCGGACGCCGGCACCATCGCACTGGCCGGCCGGGTCGTCGCGGGTGGTGGTTGGACGCCCGCGCACCGGCGGTCGGTGGGGTACGTCGCCCAGGACGGTGCGCTGTTCCCGCACGCCACGGTCGGCGCGAACGTCGGGTTCGGGCTGCCCCGCCGGGCCCGCACCCCGGCGAGGATCGCCGAGCTACTCGAGATGGTCTCGCTCGACCCGTCCTTCGCGGTCCGGCGACCCGACCAGCTGTCGGGTGGGCAGCAGCAGCGGGTGGCACTTGCGCGGGCGCTGGCCCGGGAACCCGAACTCATGCTGCTCGACGAACCGTTCTCCGCGCTGGACGCCGGCCTGCGGGCGAACACCCGGAGGATCGTCGCCGACGTCCTCGCGAAGGCGGCGATCACCACCATCCTCGTCACCCACGATCAGCCCGAGGCGTTGTCGTTCGCCGGCCGGGTTGCGGTGATGAGCGCGGGCCGGCTCGCCCAGATCGGCACCCCGCGCGAAATCTATTCCACCCCCATCGACGTCGCCACTGCGGAATTCATCGGCGACGCCGTCGTGCTGTCGGCGCACGTCGACGGTGGTCGGGCCCACTGCGCCCTCGGCGACGTGGCCGTGGCATCGAACGGCGTCCACGGCAACGCCCGAGTGATGTTGCGGCCGGAGCAGATCGAGGTGACCACGGATGGTGCCGGTATGTCCGGGACGGTCGTCGACGTCGAGTACCTCGGGTCCGAGATGTTGCTCGGTATCCGCCTCGACACCGGGGACGGGGAGGTGCCCGAACGGGTCACCGTGCGCCGCTTCGGCGCCACCGCCCTCACCCCCGGCGACCGTGTCGGCATCCGCGTCCTCGGGCAGGCCGTGGCGTACGACATATGAGAGCCGCCCGAACGCGAACCTCCGATACCGGGACAGCGTGGCGTCCATCGGGTAGCACTCGATGGACGGACGGCGGCGAATGCATGGCCAGCGAGAACGAAACAAACTGGACACGACCAGCGAGGTGTGTTGCCGCACATTCTGTTTGGTTCAAATTGTCCGATTAGCCCGGGATGTCCGGTAACGGGCTCGCTCTCAGCGAATTCTCAACGAGGATCGCGTATGGTCGGTCAGCCATCTCCGTGGATACAGCGAAAATCCCTGCCCCGCAGCGTCGGAATCGAGCCGCAACGAATTTTCGGGCGGGTTCCGTCCGGGTTGTCGATGATCACCCTTCCGCCTGTTCCGTGGTCCATCAGGATCCAGATGGTGAGGTTTGGCATCTTGTATGTAGCATCGTTTTCTTGGAGACGATCTTCCGCGACAGTTGGAACCACAGCCGTGCTTGGGGCGTCAGGTTGAGGGTCGTCGACGAAATGCCGAGGTCAAAGGGTGTTGGTGCTCACGCCGTGGCGTGGGTGGTCAAGCGCATGTTGTGGAGTTTGTATAAGTTCCATCGGCGCTCGGAACGACCTCTGGAGCGGAGTCTGGACAGTGAAAAGGAGGCTCCGGTGCTGGTGCGACTCCCGGGCGTATACCCCGCGCAGCATGATTCATGGGCGTTGGTCGAGGCTCTGAAACAGGAGACTCTCGGGTCCGATTCCCGAGTGTTGGATCTGTGTGCCGGAACCGGGGTGCTCAGTGTCTGCGCCGTCAAGCAGGGTGCTGGGCGGGTGACGGCGGTCGACGTGTCGCGGCGCGCGTTCGCTACTACGTGGATCAATGCCCGGCTGCACCGTCGTTCGGTGCGAGTGGTGCGCGGCGATCTCACCGAGCCTGTCCGCAGCGAACGTTTCGATCTGGTGGTGTCCAATCCGCCTTACGTCCCCGCCGAGACTGCAGGGCTGCCCTACAGCGGGGTCGCTCGATCCTGGGATGCGGGCACCGACGGTCGCGCGGTACTCGACCGGATCTGCGTGCAGGTCCCGGACGTTCTCAAGGCCGGCGGGGTGCTGCTGCTCGTGCAGTCCTCGTTGAGTGGGATCGGGAAGTCCCAGACGATGCTCGAAGAACGGGGTCTGCGTGTGGATGTCGTGTCGCGGGTCGAGGTCCCCTTCGGCCCGGTTCTCGCCGCGCGCCGGGACATGCTGACCCAGCGTGGAGTGATCGGTCCCGGGCAGCGCAGTGAAGAGCTTGTCGTGCTGCGGGCGGTCAGGTGAGGGGCCCTGCGGGTTCCGGCGCCCGGACCGTGACTGCCCGCTCATGGCCTCGAGCCGAGGACACCTCATCCCCGGCACCGACCAGTGCGAGTAGTGACGGACCAGATACGACGCGAATCGCGAGGCGGATGTGATCTCCGGTACCAACCTGCCGGAGCCGGGGCACGCACAAGTAATCCCCCTGACGGCGGCGCAGCGCTCCATCTGGTTCGCCCAGCAACTCACCCCCGACGTCCCGTACGTCATCGCCCAGTATGTGGAGCTTCGCGGGCCGGTCGACCTCGAACGGTTGGCCGGGGCGAGCGAGCGGGCACGCCGCGAACTCGGCGGCGGATTCATCCGGCTGGTCGACGTCGACGGGCACCCGCACCAGCTCCTGGGCACCACGTCGGTGAAACCGGTGCCCATTGTCGACTTTCGTGGCGGCTCCATCGAGGCGGCCCAGGCGTGGATGCGGGACGAGAGCGCCGCGCCCATCGACATGTACGGCGAGTCGCTGATCGTCTCGCACATCCTGCACCTGGCTGACGAGCACTACTACTGGTATTCGCGCGCCCACCACATCGCGCTGGACGGGTATGCGGCGATGATGTCGATGCGCCGGGCGGCCGAACTGTACGTCACCGCCATCGACGGCATCGACGCGCCGCAGCGCCAGGTCATCGACCCGGAACGGATCCTGCTCGAGGATGCGGACTATCGCGCCTCCCCCCGGTTCGGTCGCGATCGTGACTACTGGCAACACCAGGTGCGTGAGCTTCCCCCCGTGGTCAGCCTCAGCCCGCAGACAGCTGCACCGGGCGCCACGGTTCGGGTGACCGGGGATTCCCTTCCTCTGGAGCCTTCGACCCGGGGACTCGCGCCCGGGACCGGCCATAATCCGACGGCGCTGATCGTGGCCGCCTTCGCGGCGTATCTCGCCCGGTTGACCGGTGCCGACGATGTCGTTCTGTCACTGCCCGTTTCTGCACGCACATCGGCCCGGCTCCGGGCGGCGGGTGGTTCGGTATCGAACGTTCTTCCGCTGCGGCTCGAGGGAATCGGAGCTACCACGGTGGGCGGCGCGATCGGGGTGGCCAGAGCCGCGTTGACGGCAGCACTGCGCCATCAACGGTATCGCCGTGAGGATATTGGGCGGGAGATGGGCTCGGAGGGAAACGGTCTCGCGCATTTCGGACCGGTACTCAACCTCATGCTGTTCAGGCAGGAGATCACCCTCGGCGCGGTGACCGGCCGCGTGCGGGTGTTGACCACCGGGCCGACCGCGGATCTGGCGGTCAACATTTACCCCGGGCTGTCGGATTCGCTTGCCCGGATCGATTTCGAGGGCAGTCCGGCACTGTATGACGAAGCTGAGCTGGCCAGCCATCACCGCCGATTCACTACCTTCCTCACATCGTTCGCCGCGGCGACCGCGGCGGATCTCCCGGTCGCCGATCTCGACGTCTTCGCCCCGGGTGAACGCGAAGAGTTCGTGCCGGCCAGCGGTCTGCCGGACAGCGATCCGATCAC
The sequence above is drawn from the Rhodococcus jostii RHA1 genome and encodes:
- a CDS encoding HemK2/MTQ2 family protein methyltransferase, whose amino-acid sequence is MLVRLPGVYPAQHDSWALVEALKQETLGSDSRVLDLCAGTGVLSVCAVKQGAGRVTAVDVSRRAFATTWINARLHRRSVRVVRGDLTEPVRSERFDLVVSNPPYVPAETAGLPYSGVARSWDAGTDGRAVLDRICVQVPDVLKAGGVLLLVQSSLSGIGKSQTMLEERGLRVDVVSRVEVPFGPVLAARRDMLTQRGVIGPGQRSEELVVLRAVR
- a CDS encoding ABC transporter ATP-binding protein, which translates into the protein MTYALEVDGVDKSFGGATILRGVAFAVEPGSTTAIVGPSGCGKTTLLRLIAGFEKPDAGTIALAGRVVAGGGWTPAHRRSVGYVAQDGALFPHATVGANVGFGLPRRARTPARIAELLEMVSLDPSFAVRRPDQLSGGQQQRVALARALAREPELMLLDEPFSALDAGLRANTRRIVADVLAKAAITTILVTHDQPEALSFAGRVAVMSAGRLAQIGTPREIYSTPIDVATAEFIGDAVVLSAHVDGGRAHCALGDVAVASNGVHGNARVMLRPEQIEVTTDGAGMSGTVVDVEYLGSEMLLGIRLDTGDGEVPERVTVRRFGATALTPGDRVGIRVLGQAVAYDI